One Paenarthrobacter aurescens TC1 DNA window includes the following coding sequences:
- a CDS encoding putative ribosomal subunit interface protein (identified by match to protein family HMM PF02482; match to protein family HMM TIGR00741), translating into MSCHLSYLEGTMEFMISGRNLTVSDRFREYAGEKISKIESLGDKVQRVDAKVSKETNPRQTPGELTVEVTVLGRGPVIRAEATAADKFAAFDLAYNKLLERLRRAKDRKKVHHGRHTPKAVREATATLEPASASEPLYVEASNHQESAPPVDERSPYDIENDIPAGDSPVLIRRKVFPAASLTLDDAVDNMELVGHNFYLFLDKETNAPSVVYRRSGWTYGVITLDSTCEPGEEAVEEKIHAYRSDDQAATAK; encoded by the coding sequence TTGTCGTGTCACCTGAGTTATTTGGAGGGCACCATGGAGTTCATGATCAGCGGACGAAATCTGACAGTTTCTGACCGCTTTCGCGAATATGCCGGCGAAAAAATCTCAAAGATTGAATCGCTGGGGGATAAGGTCCAGCGGGTTGACGCAAAGGTTTCCAAGGAAACCAATCCCAGGCAGACGCCTGGCGAACTCACCGTAGAAGTGACAGTCCTGGGCCGAGGCCCCGTTATCCGTGCCGAGGCCACAGCCGCTGACAAGTTTGCTGCCTTCGATCTCGCGTATAACAAGTTGCTTGAGAGGCTTCGTCGCGCGAAGGACCGCAAGAAGGTGCACCACGGCCGCCACACACCGAAGGCCGTGAGGGAAGCTACGGCGACACTTGAGCCAGCCAGTGCGAGTGAGCCGCTTTACGTAGAGGCAAGCAACCATCAGGAGTCCGCGCCGCCGGTAGACGAGCGGTCACCGTACGACATCGAGAACGACATTCCGGCAGGCGATTCACCCGTCCTGATCCGCCGGAAAGTTTTCCCGGCGGCATCGCTGACCCTCGATGACGCCGTGGACAACATGGAGCTCGTCGGACACAACTTCTACCTGTTCCTGGACAAGGAAACCAACGCGCCATCGGTTGTTTACAGGCGCAGTGGCTGGACTTATGGTGTGATCACCCTGGACTCCACGTGCGAGCCCGGCGAGGAAGCCGTGGAAGAAAAAATCCACGCCTACCGCTCTGATGATCAGGCCGCCACAGCCAAGTAA
- a CDS encoding putative protein of unknown function (DUF1006) (identified by match to protein family HMM PF06224): MTASLSLSQARRIALAAQGLAKVRPTGPVTSRTVGRTFARLQLVQIDSVNVVARSHYLPFFSRLGDYDPLILQSMAGRKPRKMMEYWAHEASFIRPEHFQDLRVWQKRSWVGAHGLDPTVRQDMEDRILMALTTGRPMTASELTARLGHDEDSERDNWGWNWNIIKRVLEHLFEEGRISAASRTSQFERKYTLTSRVIADTNPTEVDAEASLDRLMDAAAQAHGIGTVRCFSDYFRTPLKAGADSVQRLVRAGRLEPVVVRGWDRDIYKHVDAALPRKAAGRALLSPFDSLVFERRRLEELFGFHYRIEIYTPAAKRRFGYYVLPFLLREAIVARVDLKADRATGQLLVRAAFAEMTAPADTAVELAAELRLMATWLGLQEVVVWPVGDLAGALSEAVARGGSAPAEHPHPGSPLRVEPGNVALVSPVD, translated from the coding sequence ATGACCGCTTCGCTGAGCCTGTCACAGGCGCGGCGGATCGCATTGGCAGCTCAAGGTCTGGCAAAGGTCCGGCCCACCGGCCCCGTGACGTCACGGACGGTGGGCCGGACCTTTGCCCGGCTCCAGCTTGTCCAGATCGATTCGGTGAACGTGGTGGCACGAAGCCATTACCTTCCGTTCTTTTCCCGACTGGGAGATTACGATCCCCTCATCCTTCAATCGATGGCTGGCCGGAAACCACGCAAAATGATGGAGTACTGGGCACACGAGGCGAGCTTTATCCGCCCGGAGCACTTCCAGGACCTGCGCGTATGGCAGAAGAGGTCGTGGGTGGGAGCCCACGGCCTGGATCCGACCGTACGTCAGGACATGGAGGACCGTATCCTGATGGCTCTCACCACAGGACGCCCGATGACTGCATCCGAACTGACGGCAAGGCTCGGACACGACGAAGACTCCGAACGGGACAACTGGGGCTGGAACTGGAACATCATTAAGCGCGTGTTGGAGCACCTCTTTGAAGAAGGTCGGATATCCGCTGCTTCGCGGACGTCCCAATTCGAACGAAAGTACACCCTCACCTCGCGGGTTATTGCAGACACCAATCCGACCGAAGTCGACGCTGAAGCGTCCCTTGACCGCCTGATGGACGCAGCCGCCCAAGCCCACGGCATTGGCACGGTAAGGTGCTTCTCCGACTACTTTCGAACACCGCTTAAAGCAGGTGCGGATTCGGTACAACGTTTGGTCCGTGCAGGCCGCCTTGAACCCGTTGTGGTTCGCGGCTGGGACAGGGATATCTATAAACATGTTGACGCCGCACTGCCACGAAAGGCAGCTGGCCGGGCGCTGCTGAGTCCCTTCGATTCGCTGGTTTTCGAAAGGCGGCGGCTTGAGGAGCTGTTCGGATTCCACTACCGGATTGAGATCTACACCCCCGCCGCCAAGCGACGTTTCGGCTACTATGTTCTGCCGTTCCTGCTGAGAGAGGCCATTGTTGCCAGAGTGGACTTGAAAGCCGACCGGGCCACCGGTCAGCTCTTGGTGCGCGCCGCTTTTGCTGAGATGACTGCACCCGCGGATACCGCCGTCGAACTTGCCGCGGAACTGAGACTCATGGCTACGTGGCTCGGCCTCCAGGAAGTGGTGGTGTGGCCGGTAGGGGATCTTGCCGGAGCGCTTTCCGAGGCCGTGGCAAGGGGTGGCAGTGCCCCGGCAGAACACCCCCATCCGGGCAGTCCGCTCAGAGTGGAACCCGGCAACGTGGCGCTGGTCTCTCCCGTAGACTGA